From Curtobacterium sp. SGAir0471, the proteins below share one genomic window:
- a CDS encoding LysR substrate-binding domain-containing protein — MDVDLRQLRAFLAVADELHFGRAAERLRIAQPALSQQIRRTERDLGVDLFVRTSRSVALTAAGRVLQGRARSLLDQAARDLDEVVRVGRGEAGRLDVGFVVSALPLGPIERVQAFRQRYPLVRVELTEGYSSSLLARIARGELDLAALRDPDPDPAVRFLPFRRERFVAAVPRGHRLAERTSIRGTELVDDPFVFFPAVAGAVATERNLAPVVVDGRRPEIVQEATTWATVLHLVGAGLGVTVAPESATLAAPDTVVLLPLQDDPARSELVWAVRADDDREILRNFIAATEP; from the coding sequence ATGGATGTCGACCTCCGGCAGCTGCGGGCGTTCCTCGCCGTCGCCGACGAGTTGCACTTCGGGCGGGCCGCCGAGCGACTGCGCATCGCCCAGCCCGCGCTCTCGCAGCAGATCCGACGGACCGAGCGGGACCTCGGCGTGGACCTGTTCGTCCGGACCTCGCGGAGCGTCGCCCTGACCGCGGCCGGTCGGGTGCTGCAGGGGCGGGCCCGGTCGCTGCTCGACCAGGCAGCGCGTGACCTGGACGAGGTCGTGCGGGTCGGACGCGGTGAGGCGGGGCGACTCGACGTCGGGTTCGTCGTCTCGGCGCTGCCCCTCGGTCCGATCGAGCGCGTCCAGGCCTTCCGGCAGCGGTACCCGCTCGTCCGCGTCGAGTTGACGGAGGGCTACTCGTCGTCGCTCCTCGCCCGCATCGCCCGGGGCGAGCTCGACCTGGCGGCCCTGCGCGATCCCGACCCGGACCCCGCCGTGCGCTTCCTGCCGTTTCGGAGGGAGCGGTTCGTCGCGGCGGTCCCGCGCGGGCACCGGCTCGCGGAGCGGACGTCGATCCGCGGCACCGAACTGGTCGACGACCCGTTCGTGTTCTTCCCGGCGGTCGCCGGTGCGGTCGCGACCGAACGCAACCTCGCTCCCGTGGTCGTCGACGGCCGTCGGCCCGAGATCGTGCAGGAGGCCACGACGTGGGCCACCGTGCTGCACCTGGTCGGAGCGGGGCTCGGCGTCACGGTCGCCCCGGAGAGCGCGACCCTCGCGGCGCCCGACACGGTGGTGCTGCTGCCCCTGCAGGACGACCCCGCCCGCAGTGAGCTCGTGTGGGCGGTCCGGGCCGACGACGACCGCGAGATACTCCGGAACTTCATCGCCGCCACCGAGCCCTGA